The following are from one region of the Candidatus Zixiibacteriota bacterium genome:
- a CDS encoding site-2 protease family protein, producing MPVKVAESVVNDIISLVARFVAVDGYYTRRDEVNIRASLDAAVADWRPQLAHELAGRGYALSSHINGQSAHLQVYPAGRRIPWLNILLFLLTAASVAIVPGLFTDGTRIFRETEVFLHWQKFSIPLLSILLFHEFGHYLAARRRGIRVSLPYFLPAPTLIGTFGAFIKSNSPFPSRRDLMEVGAYGPIAGFVVAVITLAIGLADVTYRLTPPELQAGMLVEPLIMRVLEGLIWTHASPEGYNIFLQDNPMLFAAWVGMIVTALNLLPVGQLDGGHIIYSLSPRLHYWISRLMFLAMIGFGFMWEGWWIWAALVFFVIRFGHPPTLNDYEPIDGRTRWVGITALAIFVLTFSPIPF from the coding sequence ATGCCGGTCAAGGTCGCCGAATCTGTAGTCAACGATATCATCAGCCTGGTCGCGCGCTTCGTCGCGGTCGACGGCTACTATACGCGCCGCGACGAGGTGAACATTCGCGCCTCGCTCGATGCGGCGGTCGCCGATTGGAGGCCGCAATTGGCGCACGAGCTGGCCGGGCGGGGATATGCGCTGAGTTCGCATATCAACGGCCAGTCCGCGCATCTGCAGGTCTACCCGGCGGGCCGGCGGATTCCGTGGCTGAATATCCTGCTGTTCCTGTTGACGGCGGCATCGGTGGCGATTGTGCCGGGGCTGTTTACGGACGGCACGCGCATCTTTCGTGAGACCGAGGTTTTCCTGCACTGGCAGAAATTTTCGATTCCGCTGCTTTCGATCCTGCTATTTCACGAATTCGGGCATTACCTGGCGGCCCGACGGCGCGGCATACGCGTGTCGCTGCCGTACTTCCTGCCTGCGCCAACGCTGATCGGCACGTTCGGCGCCTTCATCAAGTCGAATTCGCCGTTTCCCTCGCGCCGGGATTTGATGGAAGTCGGGGCTTATGGCCCGATTGCCGGCTTCGTGGTGGCGGTGATCACGCTGGCGATCGGACTGGCGGATGTCACCTACCGCTTGACGCCGCCCGAGCTGCAGGCGGGCATGTTGGTGGAACCGCTGATCATGCGTGTCCTGGAGGGGCTGATCTGGACTCACGCCTCGCCGGAAGGCTACAACATATTCCTGCAGGACAACCCGATGCTGTTCGCGGCGTGGGTCGGCATGATCGTGACGGCGCTGAATCTGCTGCCGGTCGGACAATTGGACGGCGGGCATATCATCTACTCGCTCTCACCGCGCCTGCACTACTGGATTTCGCGGCTGATGTTCCTGGCGATGATCGGATTCGGTTTCATGTGGGAGGGCTGGTGGATCTGGGCGGCGCTGGTGTTTTTCGTGATCCGCTTCGGTCATCCGCCGACGCTGAATGATTACGAGCCGATTGACGGCCGCACGCGCTGGGTCGGGATCACCGCGCTGGCGATCTTCGTACTGACGTTCTCGCCGATTCCGTTTTAA